The nucleotide sequence CCAGCGCCTCCTCGCCATTGGCGGTGGTGCGCACGCTCCAGTGCGGGCCGAGCAGCCGGGCCAGGTAGTCCCGCATGTCGGCGTTGTCGTCGACGACGAGGATCGTCGCGCCGCCGGGCGGGCCGGGAACCGGTCCCGCCGGCCGCGCGGCGTCCTGCTCCCAGCTGGCCGCCTCGCCCCGGGCCGCCTCCGACGGCGCGACGGCGGGCCCGTCGGCCGCGGCGTCGGCTGCGCCGTAGGGCAGCGCGACGGTGAACGTGCTGCCCCGGCCCGGCTCGCTGGTGACCGAGACGTCGCCCCCGTGCAGTGCGGCCAGCTCCTGCACCAGCGCCAGGCCGATGCCGGTGCCCTCGCGGGTGCGCGCCGCGGCTCCGGCGACGCGGTGGAACCGCTGGAACAGGTGCGGCAGCTCCTCCGCCACGATCCCGACGCCGGTGTCGGTGACGGTCAGCAGGAACCCGTCCTCCCCGGCCCGCAGGGCGACGTCGATCCGGCCGACGAAGGTGTACTTCACCGCGTTGGCCAGCAGGTTGACCACGATCTTCTCCCACATGCGGGGATCGACGAACGCGGGCCGGCCCAGCGGCGGGCAGTCGACGGTCAGCCGCAGGCCCGCGCGCTCCGCGGCCGAGCGGAAGATGCCGGCCAGCTCCGCGGTGAACGTCGCGACGTCCGTCGGCACCCGCACGGGGGTGGCCCGGCCGGCCTCGATGCTGGCGAAGTCGAGCAGGTCGTTGACCAGCCGCTGCAGCCGCTGCCCGTTGCGCATGGCGACGCTCAGCTGCTCGCGCACGTCGCCGGGGAGCGGCTGGGCCGGGTCGTCGAGCACGTCGCCGATCGGCCCGAGGAGCAGCGTGAGGGGCGTGCGCAGCTCGTGGCTCACGTCGGAGAAGAACGTGGTCTTCGCCCGGTCCAGCTCGGCCAGGGACGCCGCCCGTTCCCGCTCGCTCTCGAAGGCGCGGATGTTGACCACGGCCGCGGCGAACTGGCCGGCCACGAGGTCGTGGAACGAGCGGTAGTCGTCGTCCAGGGCGAGGTTCGGGCTGGTGCCCAGCACCAGGTGTCCCAGGGGGACCGCGTCGCGGCCGGCCGACAGCGGGACGACGACCGCGTCGGTGACGGGGTCGCCCCACGGGCCGCCGGCGGCGCCGAGCCGGGTGAGGTCCCCGGGGAGGTCGCCGGGGTCGCCGGCCGGCAGCAGGTCCGCGTCGCAGCCGGCGGTGGCCGCCCGGTGCAGTCGCCCGTCGTCGGTGGACAGGTAGACGGCGGCGAAGGGGATGTCGAGGGCGTCGCCGACCATGGTGCGGCACATCGCCGACAGCACCCCCTCGATCGGCTCGCCGAGCTGCCCACCCACGATCGCCAGCTCCCGGAGCAGCCGCTGGCGCCGGGCGGCGACCAGCTCTCCGGTGACCTCGGTGCAGACGGCGTGGATGCCGGCGACCCGGCCGTCGTCGTCGAACGCCGGTGCGTGGGAGACGGTGAAGTAGGTCTCCTCCCGGTAGCCGGCGCGCTGGAGCGGGAGGAGCAGCCCCGGCATCCACGACGCCTCGAGCGTGGTCATGGCCCGCTCGATGGGTGGCCCGAGCACCGCCCACGTCTCGGGCTGGGTGAGCCGGATGTCCTTCCCGATCGCCGGGTGCTTGGCGCCGATCACGGGGGCGTAGGCGTCGTTGTAGAACTGCAGCAGGTCCGGCCCCCAGCAGACGATCATGGGGAAGCGCGAGACGAGCACCTGGCGGACGATCACCCGGAGGCTGATCGGCCAGGTCTCCACGGGGCCGACCGAGGTGCCCGCCCAGTCGAAGCAGGCCATGATCCGGCCGGCCTCCCCGCCCGCGGCGAAGAGGTCGCCACCGTCGGCACCCGACGACGTACCGGGGTCCACACCCACCTCCAGCCGGGACACGTGCACCTCGCCCACCCGGCTCCCGGAGCCGGGTCCCTCCCTCAGAGGCGCTCGACCACGTAGTCGATGCAGGCGGTCAGCGAGGTCACGTCGTCGGGGTCGACGGCGGGGAACATGCCGACGCGCAGCTGGTTGCGGCCGAGCTTCCGGTACGGCTCGACGTCGACCACGCCGTTGGCCCGCAGCGTCGTCGCCAGGGCGGCGGCGTCCACCGAGTCGGCGAAGTCGATCGTGCCGACCACGTAGCTGCGGTGGTCGGGGTCGGCCACGAACGGGGTCGCGTACGACGACTTCTCCGCCCAGCCGTAGAGCCGGTCCGACGACTCGCGGGTGCGGCCGACGGCGCCGGAGAGCCCGCCGAGCTCCAGCATCCAGCGGATCTGGTCGGCGAGGAGGAACAGCGTCCCGACCGCCGGGGTGTTGTACGTCTGGTTCTTCGAGGAGTTGTCGACGGCGATCGACAGGTCGAGGAAGCCGGGGATCCAGCGGCCCGACGCCTTGATCTCGGCGATCCGCTGCAGCGCGTCGGCCGACATGAGGGCCACCCACAGGCCGCCGTCGGCGGCGAAGGACTTCTGCGGCGCGAAGTAGTAGACGTCGGTCTGCGAGACGTCGACCGGCAGGCCGCCGGCGCCGCTCGTGGCGTCGATGAGCACCAGCGCGTCCTCGGTGCCCGACGGCCGGGCGATCGGCGCCATGACCCCGGTGGAGGTCTCGTTGTGCGCCCACCCGTAGGCGTCGACGCCGTCGGTGGCGGCGGGCAGGGCGAGCGACCCCGCCTCGGCCGTGACGACGAGCGGCTCGCCGAGGAACGGGGCCTCCTTCGCGCCGGAGGCGAACTTGGCGGAGAACTCCCCATAGGTGCCGAAGGCCGCGCGGTCCCGGATCAGCCCGAAGAGCGCCGCGTCCCAGAACGCCGTCGTCCCGCCGTTGCCGAGCACGACCTCGTAGCCGTCGGGCAGGTCGAACAGCTCGGTGAGCCCCTCGCGCACCTGCCGGACCAGGTT is from Blastococcus sp. HT6-4 and encodes:
- the serC gene encoding phosphoserine transaminase, with the translated sequence MTITIPAAILPADGRFGCGPSKVRPEALRALAGDGAGIMGTSHRQAPVKNLVRQVREGLTELFDLPDGYEVVLGNGGTTAFWDAALFGLIRDRAAFGTYGEFSAKFASGAKEAPFLGEPLVVTAEAGSLALPAATDGVDAYGWAHNETSTGVMAPIARPSGTEDALVLIDATSGAGGLPVDVSQTDVYYFAPQKSFAADGGLWVALMSADALQRIAEIKASGRWIPGFLDLSIAVDNSSKNQTYNTPAVGTLFLLADQIRWMLELGGLSGAVGRTRESSDRLYGWAEKSSYATPFVADPDHRSYVVGTIDFADSVDAAALATTLRANGVVDVEPYRKLGRNQLRVGMFPAVDPDDVTSLTACIDYVVERL
- a CDS encoding ATP-binding protein, whose product is MGEVHVSRLEVGVDPGTSSGADGGDLFAAGGEAGRIMACFDWAGTSVGPVETWPISLRVIVRQVLVSRFPMIVCWGPDLLQFYNDAYAPVIGAKHPAIGKDIRLTQPETWAVLGPPIERAMTTLEASWMPGLLLPLQRAGYREETYFTVSHAPAFDDDGRVAGIHAVCTEVTGELVAARRQRLLRELAIVGGQLGEPIEGVLSAMCRTMVGDALDIPFAAVYLSTDDGRLHRAATAGCDADLLPAGDPGDLPGDLTRLGAAGGPWGDPVTDAVVVPLSAGRDAVPLGHLVLGTSPNLALDDDYRSFHDLVAGQFAAAVVNIRAFESERERAASLAELDRAKTTFFSDVSHELRTPLTLLLGPIGDVLDDPAQPLPGDVREQLSVAMRNGQRLQRLVNDLLDFASIEAGRATPVRVPTDVATFTAELAGIFRSAAERAGLRLTVDCPPLGRPAFVDPRMWEKIVVNLLANAVKYTFVGRIDVALRAGEDGFLLTVTDTGVGIVAEELPHLFQRFHRVAGAAARTREGTGIGLALVQELAALHGGDVSVTSEPGRGSTFTVALPYGAADAAADGPAVAPSEAARGEAASWEQDAARPAGPVPGPPGGATILVVDDNADMRDYLARLLGPHWSVRTTANGEEALAAVAGSVPDLVLTDVMMPRIDGFELLRALRADPATRHVPVIMLTARAGQDASVEGLEAGADDYLAKPFRAAELLARVRVALERAAGRALPAPGPPQPAPGPLPAPAPGPVTGVPVARPEPVPAPRGAAGAAQPRADVRARWRLPAELSSIPVVRRRLRGLLEEAGVDPDQAYDLLLAACEATSNAIEHAQEPTEPFVDVAAAVGRGLVEISIRDYGQWRERVPSMDRGRGSTLMSAFGDVTAVPSPEGTTVRIRSAVGP